One genomic segment of Paenibacillus xylanexedens includes these proteins:
- a CDS encoding cytochrome ubiquinol oxidase subunit I: MDPIMLSRIQYALTTIFHFFFVPLSIGLVLLVAIMETLYVVKGKEIYKTMAKFWGKLFLINFAVGVVTGILQEFQFGMNWSEYSRFVGDVFGAPLAIEALLAFFMESTFIGLWIFGWDRLSKKVHLACIWLVFVGTFLSALWILAANSFMQHPVGFEINNGRAEMNDFFALITNGQLLVEFPHTIFGALMTGAFVVTGISAYKLMKKQDVEIFRKSFNIAIIIALVSSFGVAFSGHFQAQYLVETQPMKMAASEGTWTTTEDPAPWTVVAFIDPDKQESTGEIKIPGLLSYLSYSKFSGSVKGMKELQAEYEQTYGPGDYIPPVRTTFWSFRIMIAAGGLMIALALYGTFLAMRKKLEVAGKWFMRLMVFAISLPFIANTSGWIMTEVGRQPWTVFGYMTTEAGVSPNVSAGMILFSTIAFTAAYTVLGIVMVYLFVREIKAGPFAVEKPEDHDESADPFGVDGGYSVVTK, from the coding sequence ATGGATCCGATTATGTTATCGCGTATCCAATATGCACTTACAACGATTTTCCATTTCTTTTTTGTCCCGCTATCCATCGGTCTTGTACTGTTGGTTGCGATCATGGAGACGTTGTACGTTGTTAAGGGTAAGGAAATCTACAAAACGATGGCCAAGTTCTGGGGCAAGCTGTTCCTGATTAACTTTGCCGTCGGGGTAGTCACAGGTATTTTGCAAGAGTTCCAGTTCGGTATGAACTGGTCCGAGTACTCCCGATTTGTCGGGGACGTGTTCGGTGCGCCACTGGCTATTGAAGCGCTACTGGCGTTTTTTATGGAGTCTACATTTATTGGATTGTGGATATTCGGATGGGATCGTTTGTCCAAAAAAGTGCATCTGGCCTGCATCTGGCTGGTGTTTGTTGGCACATTCCTGTCTGCGCTGTGGATTCTGGCAGCCAATTCATTTATGCAACATCCGGTCGGGTTTGAGATTAACAACGGCCGAGCCGAGATGAATGATTTCTTTGCACTCATCACGAATGGTCAGTTGCTCGTCGAGTTCCCACATACGATTTTTGGGGCATTGATGACAGGGGCCTTCGTCGTAACCGGGATCAGTGCCTACAAATTGATGAAAAAGCAGGATGTGGAGATCTTCCGCAAATCGTTTAATATCGCGATCATTATCGCTCTTGTTTCCTCGTTTGGTGTAGCTTTCTCCGGACACTTCCAGGCTCAATATCTCGTGGAGACACAGCCGATGAAGATGGCAGCCAGTGAAGGAACATGGACAACGACAGAAGATCCGGCACCATGGACGGTGGTCGCTTTTATCGATCCGGATAAACAGGAGAGTACGGGTGAGATCAAAATCCCTGGATTGCTCAGTTACCTGTCCTACAGCAAGTTCTCTGGTAGTGTCAAAGGCATGAAGGAGCTTCAAGCTGAGTATGAACAGACGTATGGACCGGGGGATTATATCCCGCCAGTACGGACAACGTTCTGGAGTTTCCGTATCATGATTGCAGCGGGTGGTTTGATGATTGCACTGGCGCTATACGGTACGTTCCTAGCCATGCGTAAGAAGCTGGAGGTCGCTGGGAAGTGGTTTATGCGTCTGATGGTATTTGCTATATCCTTGCCGTTTATCGCCAATACATCAGGTTGGATTATGACCGAGGTTGGAAGACAGCCATGGACGGTATTTGGTTATATGACCACCGAAGCCGGAGTCTCACCGAATGTATCCGCAGGAATGATCCTGTTCTCGACCATTGCGTTCACAGCTGCGTATACGGTTCTCGGTATCGTGATGGTATACCTGTTCGTACGTGAGATCAAGGCAGGGCCGTTTGCGGTCGAGAAGCCAGAAGATCACGATGAATCGGCCGATCCGTTCGGCGTGGATGGAGGTTATTCCGTTGTCACTAAGTGA